The following nucleotide sequence is from Vibrio fluvialis.
TTAAGTCGCACTATATCGAGCTCAACATTCAGACGCCGCAGGAACCTGTGTGGGCCAGCGTCAACCCGATTCAGTTGGAACAGGTACTGATCAACCTGCTGACCAACGCGATGCAGGCGCTTGATGGCCAAGAGTCGCGCAAAGTGGCCATGACATTACTCAGTGATAGCGATGGCACATTGATTCATGTCGACGATAATGGCCCGGGCATTGGTCAGGATAAAATGGCGCATCTGTTCGAACCGTTTTTCACCACCAAACAAAATGGTCTGGGATTGGGCTTGTCCATTTCCCAACAAATTATACAAAGTATGAATGGCGACCTGACTGCGTCGGTTTCGCCACTCGGCGGCGCGCGCTTTACCATTCATTTGCCTCCATTGACCGCGCCGGCAACAGAAATAATGCAAGGAAAGTAGTATGTGCGACGTTTTTTTTATCGATGATGAGTCCGATATTCGCATCGCCATTGAACAAAGCTTCGAACTGGCTGAGATCAGCGCACGCTTTTTTGCCAGCGCAGAAGACGCCTTATTAGCGATAAAGCAGGATGGTTTGCCTTTGGTCGTGGTGACTGACATCTGTCTGCCCGGGTTGAGCGGCCAGAATCTGCTGTCCACCATTCGTCATCAGGATACGGATGTGCCTGTCATCCTCATTACGGGGCACGGCGATATTTCGATGGCCGTACAGGCGATGCACGATGGTGCGTATGACTTCATCGAAAAGCCCTTTGCCCCGGAGCGTTTGATGGAAACCGTCAGCCGAGCGATGGAAAAACGCAAGTTGATGCTGGAAAACCAGCAGCTCAAACGCAGTCTGAAAGCCAGTCAGACACTCGGCCCCCGCATCATTGGTGAAACCGCCAGCATTCAGGAGTTGCGTGACACCATCGCCCATATCGCCGATACCGATGCTGACATTCTGCTGTTTGGCGAAACAGGCACGGGTAAGGAATTGATCGCCCGCTCTCTGCATGAACAGAGCTCGCGCCGTGAGCAGAATTTTGTCGCCGTGAACTGCGGCGCGGTACCGGAAAACCTGATTGAAAGTGAACTTTATGGTCATGAGAAAGGTGCATTTACCGGTGCCGATGCCAAACGCATCGGTAAGTTTGAACATGCACAGGGCGGCACACTGTTCCTTGATGAAATCGAATCGATGCCAATGCAAGCACAAATCCGTTTACTGCGTGTGCTGCAAGAGCGCGTCATTGAACGGGTCGGTTCGAACGAACTGATTCCTCTCAATATTCGTGTGATTGCCGCCACCAAAGTCGATCTGAGACAAGCGGCGATGGAAGGCACTTTTCGTCAGGATCTCTACTATCGTCTCAACATCGTCACGCTCGATTTACCACCACTGCGTGAACGTAAAGAGGACATTCCAACTCTATTCCATCATTTTCTCCTTGTGGCCGCGGCACGCTATGGCAAAGCCGCCACATCGCTCGCCAGCCAGGATTTACAGACGCTGATGAATCATGACTGGCCGGGAAATGTGCGAGAACTGCGCAATGTCGCAGAGCGTTTTGTGCTGCTGGGCAAACTCGCTCAGCTGGATGACGCCCCTGCCGCCGCTTCGCTCAGCCTGGCAGATCAGGTGGCTGAATTTGAAAAAGTCGCCATCGAAAAAGCCTTGGTCGAGTGCAATGGCAGTATCAAACACACCATGGAAGTGTTGGCGATCCCGCGCAAAACGCTGTACGACAAAATGCAGAAATACCGCATTGATAAAGAGATGTACAAAGCCTGAGCATACCTGCCCTTTTTCCCTTGCTTGCTCGTATAAACTTGATGGGTCTCTGTGCAACAAGGATGTAGGAAATGAGCAGGAAACTTCGCTTACCCTGTGTAACAGAAACAATACTGATCGACGGCGTGTATTGTGAAGAACAACGCGTCAGCGTCGATCGGCGGGTAAAACAAATCAAATGGCGCTTCTATGAACGAAGAACAGGCTTGGCGGATTCACGTAGAAACCCGAGCAAGCCTGTGAGAGAGGTAGTCTGACTTTTCTTAAATCACAGCAACATGCTGTTATTTGGTAATGATTTCCGGCCCCATCAGCATAGTCGGTAACCAGGTTGATACCCATGGCACGTACGTCACGATGATGAGGAACAGGAACATAACGCCAACCCATGGCAGAGCCGCCTTGACCACGTTCATCATCGACATCTTCGCCACCCCGGCGGTCACAAACAAGTTGAGCCCGACCGGCGGAGTTATCATGCCGATCTCCATGTTCACCACCATCATGATGCCAAGGTGAATCGGGTCGATGCCCAGAGCGATTGCGATTGGGAAGACCAACGGCGCCACGATGATCAGCAGACCTGATGGCTCCATAAACTGGCCACCAATCAGCAGCAACACGTTCACCACGATCAGGAAGGTAATCGGGCCTAAGCCTGCCGACAGCATCGACTCCGTGATCATCTGCGGTACGCGTTCTTCAGTCAGTACGTGTTTCAGAATCAGCGCGTTGGCGATGATGAACAGCAGCATGATGGTCAGCTTACCGGCATCAAACAACGTGGCTTTGGTATCTTTGTGAATGAGCGACTCAAACACTTTAACGATCGCTGGTTTGGTGTTGGTCTTGTCGGCAAATGGTCCCATGTCGCGGTAGATAAAGTTGGCGATCAGGAATGAGTACACCGCCGCGACCGCCGCCGCTTCGGTTGGCGTAAAGATACCACCGTAAATCCCCCCCAGAATGATGACCACCAGCAGCAAACCCCAGCTCGCATCTTTCGCGGCCGCCATCGCTTCTTTCCAGCCAACAAACGGCTGCTTAGGCAGATTTTTCACACGGGCAGTAATGTAAATCGCGATGATCAGCATCAGACCAGCCAGCAGGCCCGGAATCACGCCGCCGAGGAACATACGGCCAACCGACACGTTGGTTGCCGCCGAGTACACCACCATCACGATCGAGGGCGGAATCAGAATACCCAGCGTACCCGCGTTACAAATCACGCCTGCGGCGAATTCTTTGGTGTAGCCATTTTTCACCATACCCGCGATAACAATACTACCGATCGCCACCACAGTGGCCGGTGAAGAACCCGACAGTGCCGCGAACATCATACATGCGACGACTGAAGCGACCGCCAAACCACCACGGAACCAACCCACCATAGCAATCGCAAAGCGGATAATACGTTTTGCCACACCACCGGTAGACATAAAGCTGGATGCAAGAATGAAGAAAGGGATGGCCAGCAGTGTGTAGTGCCCTTCAAAGGCGTTAAACAGGGTTTGTGCCACCGAAGCCAGTGAAGCTTCAGAGTGCCACATCAGAAACAGAATACTGGACAGACCCAGTGAAACCGCGATCGGCACGCCCGCAAGCATGAAGCCAACCACCATCAAAAATAACAGCAAAATCGCCATGGTTTACTTCTCCTTACCGTTGTCTCGCGATTCAGGCGTTGCCATCATGGCTTCACCCGCACCTTTCAGCTCTTCTTTCAGCGCTTCAAGATCTTCTTCTGCTTCGTGACCCGCAATGATGCGGTCCAGTTCGCCCGTCAGCACCTGATAACCCACTTGCAGAAAACGGAAAGTCAGCAGCGCCATACCCAACGGCAGCGCCATATAAGGAATGAAGCGCGGCATTTTTTCGTAAGCTTCACCCTCGTTAAACCAATCGGCTAAAAACTGCAGCATGTCCGGCATCGGAATATCGTCCGTTTCGTACCAGGCACGCTCGCTAACAAACGGATACCAGTAATTCCAGGAGCCAATCAGCAGCAGAATAGAGAAAGCAAGACAACACCCCACCGCAAACAGTGCCAGCAACTTGCGTCCGCCCTCTGGCGCGAGGTTAATCATCACATCGACACCGATGTGGAAGTGCTTTTTCACGCCGTAGGACGCGCCCACCAGCACCATCCATGCGAACATGAAAACGGTAAGCTCAAGGGCCCAAAGAATATTGTCGTTGAATAGATAACGCATAATAACGTTGACGAAAGTTAACAACGTCATAGCACCGAGGAAGAAGGCGATTAACGTCTCTTCGACCTTATCGGTCCAGTTGCCGACTTTAGAAAAGAATGACTGTTCCATGTGATACATCGCTCTATAAGGCTTTAATTATGGTGAGAAATGGCCTCATTGCCCGATACAATGAGGCCCACTTCTATTACTTGTTGTTCGAAGCTAGAGCGGCTTCGATCAAGTCTGAACCGATGTCTTTCTCGAATTTCTTCCACACTGGTTTCAGAGCATCAACCCAAAGCTGGCGCTGCTCAGGAGTCAGTTCACGCACCACACCACCCGCTTCGATGACGTATTGCTTGTTCTGCTCTTCCACTTTGTTGGATTCCGCGTTACGAGTTTCGGTGACTTCCTTCAGAATCGTCGCCAGCTGGTCACGCACGTCTGCTGGCAGGCCGTCCCACCACTTGGTTGATGTAACCACCAGGTAATCCAGGATACCGTGGTTGGTTTCAGTAATGCCGTCCTGTACTTCAAAGAACTTCTGACCGTAGATGTTCGACCAAGTGTTTTCCTGTCCATCGATAACTTTGGTCTGCAGGCCGCCATACACTTCGGCAAACGACATTTTCTGTGGGTTGGCACCCAACTGTTCGAACTGAGCAACCAGCACATCCGACGCCTGAACACGGAACTTCAGACCTTTCGCGTCTGCAGGCACCAGAATTGGCTTGTTGGCCGAAATCTGCTTCATACCGTTGTGCCAGAATTCCAGACCTTTCACGCCACGACGGTTCATCGCATTTTTCAGCTTCTCACCCGCATCAGAGTTCTGGAAACGGTCTACAGCATCAACATCATCAAAAAGGAACGGAAGGTCGAAAAGGCGGAACTTTTTGGTGAATTTTTCAAACTTAGACAGAGACGGAGCAGCCAGTTGAACGTCGCCATTCAGCAATGCTTCCAGTACTTTGTCATCATCGTACAGCGTTGAGTTAGGGAACACCTGCATACAGGCTTTGCCGTTCATCTCTTCGTTAACGCGCTTTTCCAGCAGTGAGGCAGCAATCCCTTTCGGGTGTTTGTCTGTGTTGGTCACGTGGCTGAACTTGATCACGATTTCACCCGGATCACAACTGTTCGCAGCAGCATTGAAGCTAGTGACAGCAAGAATAGAGGCAGTTAACAGGGTAAGAGGCTTTAACATTATAATTCTCCTTGGTTGGATTCATCAGTCCCGTCGCTGGGTACTGGATGAACTGTAGGAGCAATTAGTAAGCCAACTTGCTACAAACTGTTAACAGTTTATATTTTACAAAGAGTTACAGCTATTGAGCATGCAAATGAGTACAAGACTTTCAATTCATACCCTTAAAAATGGGTGGAAATTGACCCATGAGAAAATGGCGTTTGGGTCAGTTTCCACCCGTTTTCGAATCAGTTGAGTTATTGTTGTTGCTCGCCTGATATGCCGTACTCTTTATCACCAATCGCAATCAGTTGGTTGGCTTCATCTGGTGCAAACCCTGCCAACACCATGCCACAGAAATGGGGAGCCGCCATCGACGTCCCGCTTTTGCTGGTGACTCCGCCCCCAAGCTGAGTGGACACAATATTAACCCCTGGCATGGCGTATTCAACGTAAGTCGGAATCGTTACGCCACCGACCGTGTATGAACTTACCGATGTGTTGTAGTTTGACCAGTATGGCGGAATGGAACTGCTATCAATGGCTGCGATGGTATAAACATTAGTTCTTTGCACCTGCGCGGGCGTGTAGTTGGAGATATCCGTCCCACTGTTCCCCGCCGCAATCGAGAAAATAATGCCTTTACTAGCTACATCATTTATCGCGCTGTCCAGCGCTTGAGAAGTGCCTGAACCACCCAAGCTCATGTTGACACAGTCTCCAGCATGCGCATTATCGTCCGTCCACTGCTGGCCGACAAAATCCACACCAGCAATCACCCCCGACATGCTGCCACTGCCGCTGTTATCCAGCACTCGCACTGGCACGACTGTCACGCCAGCGGCGATGCCGACCACATCAATTTGGTTGTTGATCGCACCGATCGTTCCCGCCACATGGGTGCCATGTCCGTTCCCATCGGATGTTTGGTTGGGTTTGCCGCGCGCGTAGTTTATGCCCAGACTGGCATCCACATTTAAGTCGGGATGGCTGGCATCAATACCCGTGTCGATAATCCATGCTTTGGTGCCTGAGTTAGGCGTTCTTGGCCCTCCCACGAAAGTTACACCCCAAGGGGTTACCTGAGGAGGCTCAGTTGACGATCCGGTATCGCCGCCGTTGCTTGGTTTTCCACCTCTGGGCATCGCCTGAACCAGCATATCCGGTTCAATGTAATCAATATCCGGAAAGCGATGTTGCAGTCCCTGTAATGCGGTCAGCGGCATATGCACCGCAAAACCCTGAATCGCATTCTGGTAGCGAAACAGCACTGCGCCTCTCTGGTTCTCAATCGCGGCTAAAACTTCTTCAGCTTTTGAGGGTGAGACATCATTCTTCAGAACCACGATGTAACGGTCGGACAAATCAATCCCCTGATTGATCACAGACCAGGTCAGTGGTGAGACGAGAGTTGCGACAAGAGTGAGAGAAAGTGTGGTTGAGCGCATAACTAAGTTCACTTTTTATTGGTTAGGTGGCTTAATTATAGATGCTATTGATAGATTGGTTATTTAGTGACGGACTTTGAAAAAGGTAAGTGCACCCTCCTTCTGAGCCAATCGCTGACTCAGTCGCACCCCCGTGCTATTCACCCAAGCCTCCCCCGAGTACCTGAGTATTGGCGGAGAGTGCACTTAATCCGGAACCATCGTGGTAAACCCTATCGACAAAAAAGATCAAGGGTTCACCATGATGTGTTAACAACCAACAATTTTAGCCCAAAAATCACGTGCCAGTAGCCACAATTGTCCTCTCGCTAAGATGGAAACCTCTTTGTGCAGGACACGCGTTTATACATCAACTTTTACCAAGACTACATGGCGGCTTTGACTGCCTTTGCCAATTTCTGCGCTGCTTCATGCGGATCGGCATCGCTATCGTTAAAGAAGTTACTGACTACGTCAAACATCGCTGCCTGAGCATAACTTGTGGTTGCCATACCGTGTGCCATGCTCGGCACCAATGCCCCCGTCCTCGCCGAAGACTTAAACTCGCGCATTGAATCTATCGCACATTGGTCAAACTTTGACATATCCATGTCGGTTCGAACCGGAATCGAACCTTTGTTCAGGTTAAACACCTCCTGAAAATCCGGATCCAGAATGGTTTTTGCCAGCGCTTTCTGCGCTTCAATGTTCTCTTTGTCGCTCAGTTCGAAAAACACAAAGCTGTCGACGTTATAAATAAACTCTCCGGCAGTACCGAGTGCTGGCAGGCAGAGATAATCCTTGCCAGGTTGTTTTCCCGCCGCAGAGAACTCACCTTTTGCCCAGTCACCCATAATCTGCATCGCCGCTTGGCCATTAATCACCATTGAAGTAGCGACGTTCCAATCCCGCCCCGGCGCCGCCGCATCGATATAGCGGTGCAGTTGTTTAAATCGGGTGAACACTTGAACCATCTTGTCACCCGACAATGTCGCCATATCCAGATCAACAAATGCTTTGACGTAATCCTGCGCACCCAGAATATCCAGCGCCAAGGTTTCAAATACCGTGACGTCCTGCCAAGGCTGACCACCATAGGCGAGCGGAATAAACCCAGCGGCTTGAATTTTCTCTGCCGCAGCAAAGAACTCGACGAGATTTTTCGGGATATCCGCACCAGACTTTTTGAACACATCAGGGTTTGCCCAAATCCAGTTCACCCGGTGGACGTTCACCGGCACAGCCACATATTCATGGTTGTATTTCATCACATTGGTGATCATCGGCGGGATGATGTTATCCCAGTCTCCGGCTTCAGCTACATCATTCAGGTTGGTCAGAAAGCCCAAGCTCGCCCACTCCTGAATATCATGCCCTTTTATCTGGGCAGCGGACGGAGGATTGCCGGAAACAGCCCGGGTTTTGAGCACCGTCATTGCGCTTTCTCCCCCGCCCCCTGCGACAGCAAAATCCTTCCAGGTATGGCCTTGCTTTTCCAGCATCTCTTTGAGTACTGCGTTGGACTTCGCCTCGCCACCGGAAGTCCACCAGTGCAGAACTTCCACTTCGCCGCCATAAGCCAGCGAGGCAGAAAACAGTAAACTGGCCGCGAGTAAGGTTTTTGATAGCTTCATGGTTAGGTCCAACTCGGTTTTATGATTCAAGGCTGACGTTAGGAACGCTTGATACAGCCCATTTCGAAGTGATTCGTCACACTTCGATGGTCGGTGGAATAAAGACTTGGACAATCAAACCACCTTGCAGTGAATTGCTGATGATCAGATCGCCACCGTGGCCGTGAAGAATATTGCGGCAGATACCCAGTCCAAGGCCATGCCCTTCGCCGTCATCCGACAAGCGGAAATACGGTTCAAACACCGCTTCCAGTTTGTTCTCCGGAATGCCGGGGCCCTGATCATGAATGGTGATCACCACCCACTCGGCGGTCTCATTGATGCTGACGGTAACTTCATCACCATATTTGACGCCATTACCAATCAGATTGGTCAGTACCCGTTTCATCGCCAGCGGCTTCGCCACCAAAGGTTCAATGTTCACCGGGGTAAAATGCACAGTTTCACGTTCGAAGTTATACCCTTCCGCGATATTCTGAATCAGCTCATTGAGATCGATATAGTCGTTATTTTCATGCAGCTCAGTGTCACGTACACATTGCAGCGCGCCTTTGACCATCATTTCCAGCTCGTCGAGATCGCGGTTAAATTTCTCGCGTTTGACGTCACTTTCCAACAGCTCAGCCCGCAATCGCAGACGCGTGATCGGCGTTTTCAGATCGTGCGAAATAGCAGCGAAGAGATGCTCGCGATCCGACACGTAGCGGCGAATGCGCTGCTGCATACGGTTAAAAGCACGGGTTGCAGTCACCAGTTCGCTCGCGCCTTCTTCGCGCAGCGGGCGCTGGGCAATATCCATGCTGAGGTCATTCGCCGCGCGGGCCAGATTCTTCAACGGTCGAACCTGACGTCGCATCAGCAGATAAGTCAGCAGCAACAAAATAGTCGTTGAGAAGAACAGGAACAAAATCTGCTCACGACCAAGAATATTGTCATCAAGTTTGACATAGGGCGCGGGTAGCAGCGCGGCGACGTAAATCCACTCATGCTCACCGAGTTCTATTTGCACCACCAGCACTGGTGGATTAAGTGGTTCCAGCGTCAGGGTATGGTAGGCCCAGGATTTCGGCAGATCGCTGAGAAAAATATCGTTTTTCAGCAAGCGCAACTTCTCCGGGCGGGTGAAATCCACCAGAATATTGCCGACATTAGTCAGTTTTTGATGCAGCACTTCCTGCACCGCATCAACCGAAGCGACTTTCAGACTGGTCTCTTCAATCGGTTCGACAATGAGCTGCTCTTTGTTAAACGAAACAAAAAAGCGCGTGCCGCCCATATTACGGATCTGGTCGAGCACGATATGACGATACTTAACGGGCAGAGACTGAAAAAAGGTTACCGTTGAGGCAAACATCCCCGCCATACTGGCGGAGGCGGAGCGGATCCCTTCAAGTTCATTGGCTTTGGACTGGCTGTACCAAATCGAGGTTGCAACGCCCTGAGCCAACATCACCGCCAGCAGCGTCAACAACAAAGTTCGGGCCACCAGCGAAGTGGGCTTAATGCGTTTCCATACGCGCTGAATGGGCATGTTAATACTCGAACTGAACCGGAACCGATAAAATATAGCCGTTGCCGCGCATGGTTTTGATGTAGTTCGGGTACTGCGCACTTTCGCCAAGTCGTTGGCGCAGGCGGCTCAGCTGCACATCAATACCACGTTCAAACGGTAAGGCTTCACGCCCGCGCGTTGCAAAGGAAATGGTGTCACGATCCAGCACATCATTAGGGCGATTGAGAAACAACATCAGCAGCACATAGTCACTGCCCGACAACTCATGCTCCTCTTCCCGTTCCAAATGCGCGATGCGGTGAGTCAACGTATTCAGACGCCAATCACCAAAGACAATGTGTGTCGGCGTTTGTTCTTCAGGCTTCTCTTCGCTCACCTGTACTCGGCGCAGCAGTGCTTTAATGCGCGCCATCAACTGGCGTGGGCTAAACGGTTTAGCGATGTAATCATCAGCACCAATTTCCAAACCAATGATTTGATCCGTTTCATCCGACACAGCGGTCAGCATGATGATCGGTACATTGGAATCACGCCGAATCTTCTGGCACAGCGTGAAGCCATCATCGCCCGGTAACATCACATCCAACAGCACAAGATCCGGATAACCTTGCTGATCAAGGTATTGCGCCAGAGCCCGTCCATCGGAAACCGTTGATACACTGAATCCGGATTTAGTCAGATACTCATCCAACAACTCACAGATTTCCTTGTCATCATCAACGACTAAAATGTGCGTGTTTCCCATTCCCCACCTATTGAAACCACGATTTTGGATAGTGTATCCATCAAGCTCTCACTTGATTATTGATATTTATGTAAAGTTTGACCTCATCCTAGACCGGGATCACATTTCCTTCGCCTCACGACGAACAGCTGATTTCGAGCTTTTTACCCCATTCTGGCGGCAGTTTGGCGTAATCTTCTGAATCCGGTTGTTCATCGAACGGATGTTTGAGCAACTCTGCCAGACGCAACACTTCGCTGTAATCACCCTCTTCGGCCTTATCAATCGCAATTTGGGCCAGGTAATTACGTAAAATGTACTTGGGATTGATCTGACGCATTTTAGCGCAGCGTGCTTCAGCACTCAGCGTCAGCCCTTGCTCATCCAACTCCTGATCACAACGCAGCAAGTAGCGGTCAAGCCAGGCCAGCGCGGCGTCGCGGTCAAGAAACAGATCCGCCACACTTTGCGCGGATTGCGTATCGAGATGAGACATCTGACGCATAAAACGGGTGTAATCCACACGATTCGCTTCGAGCAATTCGAACAGATCATTGAACAGCTCACCATCTTCCTTCTGACGGCTGACAAGACCAAGTTTGTCACGCATGAATGTGCTGAAATAGCCGTTGAGTTGGGTTTCATACGCATTGAGAGATGCTTCAAGTTGCTCTCTGGCGATAAGCGGCGACAACGCATGTGCCAGCGCCGATAGGTTCCACAGCGCAATACGTGGCTGTTGGTCAAACGCATAGCGTCCTTGGTAATCGGAATGATTGCAGATGTATCCCGGCTCATAGTCATCTAAAAAGCCGTATGGACCATAATCGAAAGTCTGACCGAGGATCGACATGTTATCGGTATTCATTACGCCATGGGCGAAACCAACCGACTGCCAGTGGGCAATCATCTGAGCGGTGCGATCGACGATATGACCGAACATAGCGGCATAGGGTTGATCTTCATTCACGCAATGCGGGAAATACCACTCGATGACTTTATCTGCCAACAGTTTGAGTTCTTCATGCTGTTCGGTATAAAAGAAATGTTCGAAGTGACCAAAACGGACATGGCTCTGCGCAACACGCACCAACAACGCGCCACGTTCCTGCTTTTCTCGGTACACAGGTGTGTCACTGCTCATCAGAGCCAGTGCCCGGGTCGTCGCGATACCTAAACCCGCCATCGCTTCGCTGCACAAATATTCGCGGATCGACGAGCGCAGTACAGCCCGGCCATCGCCCATACGAGAATAAGGTGTCAGGCCTGCGCCTTTAAGATGAATGTCAAAAACTTCACCTTGCTGCGTCACCATTTCGGCCAGCAGTAAACCACGGCCATCACCGAGATCCGGATTGTAGACACCAAATTGGTGTCCGGCGTACTTCATGGCTAACGGCGAAAAGGCAGCCAGAGGATGCTGACCGGACAAGCTTAACAGCAGCTCTTCATTCGGCGTTTGCGGCAAGCCAAACTGCTCAGCCAGATCGCGATTCCACGCCACCCAGCGAACGTTGCTCAGCGGTTGCGGTTGCACCGGGGTATAAAAGGCCGCGGGCAATGCGCTGAAGCGGGTGGATAAAGTGACGCTGTCCCAAACCGACATAAAACCATCTCTCATTCGACTATTTGCCTGC
It contains:
- a CDS encoding protein adenylyltransferase SelO, producing the protein MSVWDSVTLSTRFSALPAAFYTPVQPQPLSNVRWVAWNRDLAEQFGLPQTPNEELLLSLSGQHPLAAFSPLAMKYAGHQFGVYNPDLGDGRGLLLAEMVTQQGEVFDIHLKGAGLTPYSRMGDGRAVLRSSIREYLCSEAMAGLGIATTRALALMSSDTPVYREKQERGALLVRVAQSHVRFGHFEHFFYTEQHEELKLLADKVIEWYFPHCVNEDQPYAAMFGHIVDRTAQMIAHWQSVGFAHGVMNTDNMSILGQTFDYGPYGFLDDYEPGYICNHSDYQGRYAFDQQPRIALWNLSALAHALSPLIAREQLEASLNAYETQLNGYFSTFMRDKLGLVSRQKEDGELFNDLFELLEANRVDYTRFMRQMSHLDTQSAQSVADLFLDRDAALAWLDRYLLRCDQELDEQGLTLSAEARCAKMRQINPKYILRNYLAQIAIDKAEEGDYSEVLRLAELLKHPFDEQPDSEDYAKLPPEWGKKLEISCSS